A section of the Alkalihalobacillus sp. LMS39 genome encodes:
- a CDS encoding type II toxin-antitoxin system RelE/ParE family toxin, with amino-acid sequence MEKANYSLKFTPAASDDLETIYQYISNELHNESAAGYLMDKIETNFLRLKDFPFSCNYVADETLERKGYRKLIVDNYIGFYIVEESKQEVIIMRVLYGRKKYQDLI; translated from the coding sequence ATGGAAAAAGCTAATTATTCATTAAAGTTCACTCCAGCTGCTAGTGACGACTTAGAAACCATTTATCAATATATTTCTAATGAACTTCATAATGAATCTGCTGCGGGGTACCTTATGGATAAAATAGAAACTAACTTTTTAAGGTTGAAGGATTTTCCCTTTTCCTGCAATTATGTTGCTGATGAAACCCTTGAACGTAAAGGGTATCGTAAACTTATTGTTGATAATTACATTGGATTTTATATTGTAGAAGAGTCCAAACAAGAAGTTATAATCATGAGGGTTCTTTATGGAAGGAAAAAATACCAAGATTTAATATAG
- a CDS encoding type II toxin-antitoxin system Phd/YefM family antitoxin, with the protein MPEIRPIKDLRNTTEISELCHKSGEPIYITKNGYGDLVVMSMEAYEKKLAKLDMYEKLAKAEKQLKKGEDLLDAEEVFLDLRNKYGKS; encoded by the coding sequence TTGCCTGAAATTCGACCAATAAAGGACTTAAGAAATACTACTGAGATTTCTGAGCTTTGTCATAAAAGTGGAGAACCGATTTATATAACGAAAAATGGTTATGGTGATTTAGTCGTGATGAGTATGGAAGCTTATGAAAAAAAACTCGCTAAATTAGACATGTATGAAAAGCTTGCAAAAGCAGAGAAACAGTTAAAAAAAGGTGAAGATTTATTAGATGCTGAAGAAGTGTTTCTAGATCTAAGGAATAAATATGGAAAAAGCTAA
- a CDS encoding YugN-like family protein, with product MIQLQSQVVNREFLLYDLEKKLKPLGYAIGGNWDYDHGYFDYKIDDNGSYIFFRLPFEAVDGELEQKGVHVRLGQPFLLAHKYQRGLDDLAKDPNPLVNQFSEPQDKDASIPQKYVDIASNVVRELEATILY from the coding sequence ATGATTCAACTACAATCACAAGTCGTAAATCGAGAATTTCTTTTATATGATTTAGAAAAAAAGTTAAAACCATTAGGATATGCTATCGGTGGAAACTGGGATTATGACCATGGATATTTTGATTATAAAATTGATGATAATGGCAGCTATATCTTTTTTCGACTTCCTTTTGAAGCAGTCGATGGAGAGCTTGAACAAAAAGGAGTCCATGTTCGTTTAGGTCAACCATTTTTACTCGCCCACAAATATCAAAGAGGTCTTGATGATCTGGCAAAAGACCCTAATCCATTAGTCAATCAGTTCTCCGAACCGCAAGATAAAGATGCTTCAATTCCACAAAAATATGTCGATATCGCTTCCAATGTTGTTCGAGAGTTAGAAGCTACAATTTTATATTAG
- a CDS encoding glucose-6-phosphate isomerase has product MTKVRFDYKKALPFFEQHEIDYLQPAVTAAHDALHNGTGAGSDFLGWIELPNNYDKEEFARIQKAAEKIKSDSDVLLVVGIGGSYLGARAAIEALQHSFYNTLPKEERKTPQIFFVGNNISSTYVKHLLSLLEGKDVSVNVISKSGTTTEPAIAFRIFREFLEKKYGQEEARKRIFATTDKERGALKTLATEEGYESFVIPDDVGGRFSVLTAVGLLPIAVAGLDIEKMMQGAQDASKDLNNPNLAENEAYQYAAVRNALYNKGKTIELMVNYEPQLHFFSEWWKQLFGESEGKDQKGIFPGAVDFSTDLHSMGQYVQDGRRDLFETIINVENVKEEIVIEEAASDLDGLNYLAGKTMDFVNKKAFEGTMLAHTDGDVPNLIVNVPELNEYTFGYLVYFFEKACGMSGYLLGVNPFDQPGVEAYKKNMFALLGKPGFEKEKAELEARLK; this is encoded by the coding sequence ATGACCAAAGTACGTTTTGATTACAAAAAAGCTTTACCATTTTTTGAACAACATGAAATTGACTATCTTCAACCAGCTGTGACAGCAGCACATGATGCCTTGCACAATGGGACAGGAGCGGGTAGTGATTTTCTAGGTTGGATCGAGCTACCGAACAATTATGACAAAGAGGAATTTGCTCGCATTCAAAAAGCAGCGGAGAAAATTAAATCAGATTCTGATGTGTTACTAGTTGTCGGTATCGGAGGTTCCTACTTAGGGGCGCGTGCAGCAATTGAAGCATTACAACATTCGTTTTATAACACACTTCCAAAAGAAGAGCGTAAAACACCGCAAATTTTCTTTGTTGGGAACAATATTTCATCTACATATGTAAAACATTTACTGTCACTGCTTGAAGGAAAAGATGTGTCTGTGAATGTTATTTCTAAATCAGGAACAACGACAGAACCAGCGATTGCATTTCGTATTTTCCGCGAATTTTTAGAAAAGAAATATGGACAAGAAGAAGCAAGAAAACGAATTTTTGCGACAACGGATAAAGAAAGAGGCGCATTAAAAACGCTTGCTACTGAAGAAGGCTATGAGTCTTTTGTCATTCCTGATGATGTCGGTGGTCGTTTTTCTGTGCTTACTGCCGTAGGACTATTGCCAATTGCGGTGGCGGGCTTAGACATTGAAAAGATGATGCAAGGTGCACAAGATGCAAGCAAAGATTTAAACAATCCAAACCTTGCTGAAAACGAAGCTTATCAATATGCGGCTGTACGAAATGCTTTATATAATAAAGGGAAAACAATTGAGCTTATGGTGAACTATGAGCCACAGCTTCATTTCTTTTCTGAATGGTGGAAGCAATTGTTTGGAGAAAGTGAAGGAAAAGATCAAAAAGGAATTTTCCCTGGAGCTGTTGATTTTTCAACTGACTTACATTCCATGGGGCAATATGTCCAAGACGGCCGACGTGACCTTTTTGAAACGATTATCAATGTCGAAAATGTAAAAGAAGAAATCGTCATTGAAGAAGCCGCTTCTGATTTAGATGGGCTCAATTATTTAGCTGGAAAAACAATGGATTTCGTCAATAAAAAAGCATTTGAGGGAACAATGTTAGCTCATACAGACGGTGACGTACCAAACTTAATCGTAAACGTGCCTGAGCTAAATGAGTATACATTCGGATATCTCGTCTATTTCTTTGAAAAAGCATGTGGGATGAGTGGGTATTTACTCGGAGTGAATCCGTTTGACCAACCAGGGGTCGAAGCATATAAGAAAAATATGTTTGCTTTACTTGGTAAGCCTGGATTTGAAAAAGAAAAAGCGGAATTAGAAGCTCGTTTAAAATAA
- a CDS encoding iron-containing alcohol dehydrogenase: MNSFVFQSPTRLRFGKDQIQQLSEEVSRYGNNILLVYGGGSIKKNGLYDEVINELAKSNTRVFELAGVEPNPRLTTVHKGVDICKTENIELVLAVGGGSVIDAAKAVAVGAKYDGDVWDIISKKATATGALPIGTILTLAATGSEMNANSVITKWDTNEKLGWSSPYSYPAFSILDPTYTMTVPEDQTVYGVVDMMSHVLESYFHHDTNTPLQDKMCESILATVVETAPKLLENLHSFEHRETIMYCGTMALNGVIQMGARGDWGSHRIEHAVSAVYDIPHAGGLAIIFPHWLRYSLHERNMERHVQLATRVFGVDQEGKSDEQIALEGIEKLSQFWIGLGAPARLADYSIDDSQLDRLAEIATASGPFGNFKRLEKEDVKQILTHAL; this comes from the coding sequence ATGAATTCATTTGTATTTCAAAGTCCAACAAGATTACGATTTGGTAAAGACCAAATCCAACAGCTAAGTGAAGAAGTTTCCCGTTATGGTAACAATATTTTGCTCGTTTATGGTGGAGGCAGTATTAAGAAAAACGGTTTATATGACGAGGTTATCAATGAGTTAGCGAAAAGTAACACTCGTGTTTTCGAATTAGCGGGAGTCGAACCAAATCCAAGATTAACAACTGTACATAAAGGCGTTGACATTTGTAAAACAGAAAACATTGAGCTTGTATTAGCTGTTGGTGGAGGCAGTGTAATTGATGCAGCAAAGGCAGTAGCTGTTGGTGCTAAATACGATGGTGATGTTTGGGACATTATTTCAAAAAAAGCAACAGCTACAGGAGCACTACCGATCGGTACGATTTTAACGTTAGCGGCGACAGGATCTGAAATGAATGCTAATTCTGTTATTACAAAGTGGGACACAAATGAAAAACTCGGATGGTCGAGCCCTTATTCATATCCTGCATTTTCAATCCTAGACCCAACTTATACAATGACGGTTCCAGAAGATCAAACGGTCTACGGTGTTGTCGACATGATGAGTCATGTACTTGAATCTTATTTTCATCATGATACGAACACACCACTTCAAGATAAAATGTGTGAGTCGATTTTAGCAACAGTAGTGGAAACGGCGCCGAAGCTGTTAGAAAACTTACACAGCTTTGAACACCGCGAAACGATTATGTATTGTGGCACGATGGCGTTAAATGGTGTCATCCAAATGGGAGCAAGAGGAGATTGGGGTTCACATCGAATTGAACATGCTGTATCTGCAGTGTACGATATTCCTCATGCAGGTGGCTTGGCGATAATCTTCCCTCACTGGCTTCGTTATTCTTTACATGAGCGAAATATGGAGCGTCACGTTCAATTAGCGACACGTGTGTTTGGTGTTGACCAAGAAGGGAAATCAGATGAACAAATCGCCTTAGAAGGCATTGAAAAACTATCACAGTTTTGGATTGGCTTAGGAGCTCCTGCACGCCTTGCTGATTATTCGATTGACGATTCGCAATTGGACCGATTAGCCGAAATAGCGACAGCGTCTGGTCCGTTTGGTAATTTTAAACGGTTAGAAAAAGAAGACGTGAAACAAATTTTAACTCACGCACTATAA
- a CDS encoding DUF378 domain-containing protein, whose translation MSGIQRTALVLAIIGAINWGLIGFFRFDLVAAIFGGQAAGFSRFIYALVGLAGLYCISILFKPDEELERSPETQR comes from the coding sequence GTGAGCGGCATTCAACGAACAGCTTTAGTACTTGCCATCATTGGCGCCATTAACTGGGGACTTATCGGGTTCTTCCGGTTTGACCTTGTAGCTGCAATTTTTGGCGGACAAGCAGCTGGCTTCTCTAGATTTATTTATGCCCTAGTCGGACTAGCTGGACTATATTGTATTTCTATTCTTTTTAAGCCAGATGAAGAGCTTGAAAGAAGTCCAGAAACCCAGCGCTAA
- the yugI gene encoding S1 domain-containing post-transcriptional regulator GSP13 produces the protein MVANLEVGSIVEGKVTGLKPFGAFVALDENKQGLVHISEVAHGYVKDINDVLKVGDEVKVKIMSVDEASGKVSLSIRATEPAPERQERPKRPAPKKSFDNKPKAQTQGFNTLEDKLKDWLKQSNEIHADLNKRAKK, from the coding sequence ATGGTAGCAAATTTAGAGGTTGGCAGCATCGTTGAAGGAAAAGTAACGGGCCTTAAGCCATTTGGTGCATTTGTTGCACTTGATGAGAATAAACAAGGGCTTGTACACATTTCTGAAGTAGCGCACGGATATGTAAAAGATATTAATGACGTCTTAAAAGTAGGAGATGAAGTAAAGGTTAAAATTATGTCAGTTGATGAGGCGAGCGGGAAAGTATCTCTTTCCATTCGTGCAACTGAGCCAGCTCCAGAACGTCAGGAGCGTCCAAAACGCCCAGCACCAAAGAAAAGCTTTGACAATAAGCCAAAAGCTCAAACTCAAGGGTTTAATACGCTTGAAGATAAGTTAAAAGACTGGTTAAAGCAATCAAATGAAATTCATGCTGATTTAAACAAGCGTGCGAAAAAATAA
- a CDS encoding DEAD/DEAH box helicase — METNFSNYGLAPFLEEALKSQNITTPTEIQHQVITEVMDGQNVIAKSQTGTGKTLAFALPMLSKINEASKEMQVLILAPTHELAMQIHQVIKELTKDTALIVDAFIGSANINRQMEKLKKQKPQIAVGTPGRVLELVEKKKLKLHQVKFVAVDEADRVAQEKPHWDTVVQLLKRISNESQYIFVSATMADDVQKKISDEVPTPVYLSAGEGMVITKDVQHTYVVCEERDKIDLARKFIINIPIKKGIVFVNHLDKVNETADKLKYKGITVQALASDRNKEERAKALKAFHDGEIHVLVASDVAARGLDVNDVTHIINLQLPVDDQAYVHRAGRTGRMGKSGVVLSLVEKRQMFIIEKFEKALGIKLEELIYKQGKLHAKA; from the coding sequence ATGGAAACGAATTTTTCAAATTATGGACTAGCGCCATTTCTAGAAGAGGCATTAAAGAGCCAAAATATAACGACACCAACAGAAATACAGCATCAAGTCATTACTGAAGTCATGGACGGGCAAAATGTCATTGCCAAATCACAAACCGGAACGGGAAAAACGTTGGCCTTTGCTTTGCCGATGTTATCGAAAATAAATGAAGCTAGTAAAGAGATGCAAGTGTTAATTTTGGCGCCAACTCATGAATTAGCGATGCAAATACATCAAGTTATAAAAGAATTGACGAAGGATACAGCTTTGATTGTCGATGCATTTATTGGAAGTGCGAATATAAATCGTCAAATGGAAAAACTAAAAAAGCAAAAACCACAAATTGCGGTAGGTACACCTGGAAGAGTGTTGGAGCTTGTTGAAAAGAAAAAGTTAAAGCTACACCAAGTGAAGTTTGTTGCTGTTGATGAAGCAGACCGTGTTGCCCAAGAAAAACCACATTGGGATACGGTTGTTCAGCTGTTAAAACGAATCTCAAATGAAAGTCAGTATATTTTTGTTTCGGCTACAATGGCTGATGACGTGCAAAAGAAAATTTCTGACGAAGTGCCAACTCCGGTTTATTTGTCGGCTGGAGAGGGTATGGTTATTACAAAGGATGTTCAGCATACGTATGTTGTTTGTGAGGAACGAGATAAAATTGATTTAGCACGAAAGTTTATTATTAATATCCCAATAAAAAAGGGAATTGTTTTCGTCAATCATCTTGATAAAGTAAATGAAACTGCTGATAAACTGAAATATAAGGGGATCACTGTCCAAGCGCTCGCATCGGACCGGAATAAAGAAGAGCGAGCAAAAGCATTAAAGGCATTTCATGACGGTGAAATCCATGTACTCGTTGCCTCTGACGTTGCAGCGCGTGGCTTAGATGTTAATGATGTTACCCATATTATTAATTTACAATTGCCGGTTGACGATCAAGCGTATGTTCATAGAGCAGGAAGAACAGGACGAATGGGAAAATCAGGTGTTGTTTTGTCTCTTGTGGAAAAGCGTCAAATGTTTATTATTGAAAAGTTTGAAAAAGCATTAGGGATAAAACTGGAGGAACTCATTTATAAACAAGGGAAATTACATGCAAAAGCGTGA
- a CDS encoding aminotransferase, whose product MTYSTKTENRLSKTVQSIQPSGIRRFFDLASTMDNIISLGVGEPDFVTPWNVREASISSMERGFTAYTANAGLFELRIEIAKYMKKQFSVRYEPENEILVTVGASEAIDLALRSVINPGDEVIVVEPTFVSYAPIVSLAGGVPVSIGTSKEHSFKLTASQLEKAITPKTKAVMLCFPNNPTGAVMTEAELREIATVIERHDLLVLSDEIYAELSYDSEHYCFSRFSEMRERTVVIQGFSKAFAMTGWRLGFACGPPDIIGAMLKIHQYTLMCASTLAQYGALEALQNGMEDVGRMVQSYRQRRNFVVKSFAEIGLPCHTPGGAFYAFPSIENTGFTSNEFAEKLLMEERVAVVPGSVFGAGGEGHIRCSYATSMDNLEEAIKRMARFLEKHKK is encoded by the coding sequence ATGACATATTCAACAAAAACGGAAAATCGGTTATCAAAAACGGTTCAATCGATTCAACCATCTGGTATTCGTCGTTTCTTTGATTTAGCATCAACCATGGATAATATTATCTCTCTTGGTGTAGGTGAGCCAGATTTCGTAACACCGTGGAACGTTCGAGAAGCTAGTATATCTTCGATGGAACGAGGATTTACGGCCTATACAGCGAATGCGGGTTTATTTGAGCTTCGAATTGAAATCGCAAAGTATATGAAAAAACAATTTTCTGTTCGATATGAACCAGAAAATGAAATTTTAGTAACAGTAGGAGCAAGTGAGGCGATTGATTTAGCGCTTCGTTCAGTCATTAATCCTGGCGATGAAGTGATCGTTGTTGAACCAACCTTTGTCTCTTATGCTCCGATTGTTTCATTGGCTGGTGGTGTCCCTGTTTCTATTGGAACAAGTAAAGAACATTCATTTAAATTGACAGCGTCTCAATTAGAAAAGGCGATTACACCAAAAACAAAAGCGGTCATGTTATGTTTTCCGAATAACCCGACAGGAGCGGTTATGACAGAAGCGGAATTACGTGAAATTGCAACGGTCATTGAACGCCATGATTTGCTTGTTTTATCTGATGAAATTTATGCAGAATTATCTTACGACAGTGAGCATTATTGCTTTTCAAGGTTTTCGGAGATGCGAGAGCGGACAGTTGTTATTCAAGGGTTTTCAAAAGCATTTGCGATGACAGGATGGAGATTAGGGTTTGCATGTGGACCGCCTGATATTATTGGTGCAATGCTTAAAATCCATCAATACACATTGATGTGTGCATCGACACTTGCACAATATGGGGCACTAGAGGCACTTCAAAATGGGATGGAAGACGTCGGGCGTATGGTACAAAGTTATCGACAACGAAGAAATTTTGTTGTGAAATCTTTCGCGGAAATTGGATTGCCGTGCCATACTCCAGGTGGGGCGTTTTATGCTTTTCCATCGATTGAAAATACCGGTTTTACATCAAACGAATTTGCAGAAAAGCTCTTAATGGAAGAACGTGTAGCGGTCGTGCCTGGAAGTGTATTTGGAGCAGGAGGAGAAGGGCATATTCGTTGCTCTTATGCGACATCCATGGATAATTTAGAAGAAGCGATTAAAAGAATGGCTCGTTTTCTAGAAAAACATAAAAAATAA
- a CDS encoding Lrp/AsnC family transcriptional regulator, giving the protein MDYKEIEVLTIIEENGRISIPTLAKMVDSTEEEVAGILRHLEETKVILSYSAVIDWSKVNDNENVTAMIDVKVTPQRGVGFDEVAERIYRFPEVKALYLMSGAYDLQVVIEGKTMSEIARFVSSKLSTLDSVISTTTHFQLKKYKHDGVIFEDGEDEDKRIVVTP; this is encoded by the coding sequence ATGGATTATAAAGAAATAGAAGTACTAACGATAATAGAGGAAAATGGGCGCATCTCCATTCCGACTTTAGCCAAAATGGTGGATTCCACAGAAGAGGAAGTGGCAGGAATCCTTCGCCATTTAGAAGAGACAAAAGTCATTCTTAGCTATTCGGCAGTCATTGATTGGAGTAAAGTGAATGATAATGAAAATGTAACGGCAATGATTGATGTAAAAGTAACACCACAGCGAGGTGTTGGGTTTGACGAAGTGGCAGAGCGAATTTATCGATTTCCAGAAGTGAAGGCTCTCTATTTAATGTCAGGTGCTTATGATTTGCAAGTCGTAATTGAAGGAAAAACGATGTCTGAAATTGCAAGATTCGTCTCAAGCAAATTATCAACATTAGATTCGGTTATATCAACAACAACACATTTTCAGTTGAAAAAATATAAGCATGACGGTGTTATTTTTGAAGACGGAGAAGATGAAGATAAAAGGATTGTGGTGACCCCATGA
- a CDS encoding isochorismatase family cysteine hydrolase has translation MPSHYALLLIDIINDFEFEHGDALLSYTLPAAKQIKKLKQTCKEHNIPVIYVNDNYGQWQSDFRHLVAHCQNKEVRGQTIAKLLTPDKDDFFILKPKFSGFFSTPLEILLQHLGVDHLIITGVAGNMCVLFTANDAYMRNYQIHVPKDCVASNDKMANDSALDYMQQVLKAKIDPSEHLIAEISKRGSR, from the coding sequence ATGCCTTCACATTATGCTTTATTACTAATTGACATAATCAATGACTTTGAATTTGAACATGGTGATGCTCTCCTATCTTATACCTTACCTGCTGCGAAACAAATAAAAAAACTAAAGCAAACATGTAAGGAGCATAATATCCCTGTCATCTACGTCAATGATAATTACGGGCAATGGCAATCTGATTTTCGTCATTTGGTTGCCCATTGCCAAAATAAAGAGGTTCGCGGTCAAACCATTGCGAAACTTCTTACTCCAGATAAAGATGATTTTTTTATTCTCAAGCCAAAGTTTTCTGGATTTTTTTCCACCCCACTTGAAATATTATTGCAGCATTTAGGAGTCGACCACTTAATCATTACAGGAGTAGCCGGTAATATGTGTGTACTATTTACGGCTAACGATGCCTATATGAGAAACTATCAAATCCACGTTCCAAAAGACTGTGTTGCTTCGAATGATAAAATGGCCAACGATTCTGCTCTTGACTATATGCAACAAGTGTTAAAAGCAAAAATTGACCCATCAGAACACCTTATCGCTGAGATTTCTAAAAGAGGCAGCCGTTAA
- a CDS encoding S-ribosylhomocysteine lyase, with translation MPSVESFELDHTIVKAPFVRHCGTHNVGTDGLVNKFDIRFFQPNKQAMKPDAIHTLEHLLALNIRRFAEDYDHFDIIDLSPMGCQTGFYLIVSGSPEVDEIIDVLDKTMKYSIELTEVPAANEKQCGQAKLHDLNTAKKLMEHWLTHDKQFLKEVF, from the coding sequence ATGCCTTCTGTAGAAAGTTTTGAACTTGATCATACGATAGTGAAAGCACCATTTGTACGCCATTGTGGTACTCATAATGTTGGGACTGATGGACTTGTTAATAAATTTGATATTCGTTTCTTCCAACCAAATAAGCAGGCGATGAAACCAGATGCAATTCATACATTAGAGCATTTACTCGCTTTAAATATTCGTCGTTTTGCAGAGGACTATGACCATTTTGATATTATTGATTTATCACCAATGGGCTGTCAAACGGGATTTTATTTAATTGTTAGTGGAAGTCCGGAAGTTGACGAGATTATTGATGTTTTAGATAAAACAATGAAGTATTCGATTGAGTTAACGGAAGTACCTGCTGCCAACGAAAAACAATGTGGACAAGCGAAACTCCATGACTTAAATACAGCGAAAAAGCTAATGGAACATTGGTTAACTCACGATAAACAATTTTTGAAAGAAGTATTTTAA
- a CDS encoding YihY/virulence factor BrkB family protein, with protein sequence MVNRSLHFGKELYEQLKKDPIMDWAAQLAFFFMLSIFPLLIFILALLPYLPIDSAQLYSFVTDYAPPDLADIFKTTILEVVGEPQGGLLSFGILATIWSASNAMNALIRALNSAHNIDETRSFFKVRAMSILMTLAMVTVFFVTLLLPVFGHVILETIHELFHIPDSVFSLWNRLRWVIGVIVMITVLMLIYKIAPNKHIPFKIVIIGAVTATISWQLISLGFAAYVSNFGNYSATYGSLGGVIILMFWFYLSGMILVVSGEINATIYNIKHSKRPV encoded by the coding sequence ATGGTAAATCGTTCGCTCCATTTTGGTAAAGAATTATATGAACAATTAAAAAAAGACCCGATTATGGATTGGGCTGCACAGCTTGCTTTTTTCTTCATGCTATCAATTTTTCCACTACTCATTTTTATATTAGCCTTACTTCCATACTTACCAATCGACAGTGCTCAGCTATACTCATTTGTTACCGATTATGCGCCGCCTGATTTAGCAGATATTTTCAAAACTACAATTCTCGAGGTCGTTGGCGAACCTCAAGGTGGTTTATTATCATTCGGGATATTGGCAACGATTTGGTCGGCGTCTAATGCGATGAATGCTTTAATTCGAGCTTTAAATAGCGCACATAATATTGATGAAACAAGATCGTTTTTTAAAGTTCGGGCCATGTCCATTTTGATGACACTTGCGATGGTTACGGTTTTTTTCGTCACTCTTTTATTGCCTGTTTTCGGACATGTTATATTAGAAACAATTCATGAACTTTTTCACATCCCTGACTCTGTCTTTTCCCTTTGGAATCGCCTTCGTTGGGTCATCGGTGTTATTGTTATGATTACGGTCTTAATGCTAATCTATAAAATTGCACCAAATAAGCATATTCCATTTAAAATCGTCATTATTGGCGCAGTCACGGCTACAATTAGCTGGCAATTAATATCACTAGGCTTTGCAGCGTACGTTTCAAACTTCGGAAATTATTCAGCAACGTATGGCAGTCTAGGTGGGGTTATCATCTTAATGTTTTGGTTTTATTTAAGTGGGATGATTTTAGTCGTTAGTGGAGAAATCAATGCCACGATCTACAATATAAAACATTCAAAAAGACCTGTTTAA
- a CDS encoding MFS transporter, which produces MVPLYKMKAFVAIWIAQAAAALGSTFAVFIISWLMYELTGSKMAMGMTWITFMVPSLLTGLFSGPYLDRINRKYVMIFSEWSRAVVFLIPLILLPLGMLEVWHLYFVTLIMGIAEPLFRPSSMAYVAQILPKDRLMKGNSLLEGTMQMMMLVGPALGGVLMASFGASTVLIILVSALGVSGFVLLFIPNEGQIKNTKKEPWIVQFKEGIRFYRSFPVLFWIGILLMVTNFSSGAAQPMFLPYVLENLNGNETQYGLYMSAFPVGMLLGSFVTGLVKQPKNLRRVMLGSLTVNGVFLGLLGWTSNFWVAVALTVCTGFFAMVFTINNTTFYQKRVPDEVRGRVFTVRTLLAQAGIPVGAALGGVFAEVWSLTALFTVLGLIVLVATTIAWNAKIFYHLNDDIPEEKKSRPLQPAVGK; this is translated from the coding sequence ATGGTACCATTGTATAAAATGAAAGCATTTGTCGCGATTTGGATCGCTCAAGCAGCTGCTGCATTAGGAAGTACGTTCGCCGTTTTTATTATATCTTGGCTAATGTATGAGCTTACTGGATCGAAAATGGCGATGGGGATGACGTGGATCACGTTTATGGTTCCGAGCTTATTGACAGGTCTTTTTTCAGGGCCGTACTTAGATAGAATAAATCGAAAATATGTAATGATTTTTTCGGAATGGAGTCGTGCGGTAGTATTTTTAATTCCATTGATTTTATTACCACTTGGAATGCTTGAAGTATGGCATCTTTACTTTGTTACGTTGATTATGGGAATTGCTGAACCACTGTTTCGCCCTTCTAGTATGGCTTATGTTGCTCAAATTTTACCGAAAGATAGATTGATGAAAGGGAACTCTTTGCTTGAAGGCACAATGCAAATGATGATGCTAGTTGGTCCTGCCCTTGGTGGTGTGTTAATGGCTAGTTTTGGTGCGAGTACGGTTTTGATTATTTTAGTTAGTGCTCTTGGTGTATCAGGATTTGTTTTATTGTTTATTCCAAACGAAGGCCAAATTAAAAATACAAAAAAAGAACCGTGGATCGTGCAATTTAAGGAGGGCATTCGTTTTTATCGTTCGTTTCCTGTTTTGTTTTGGATAGGAATATTGTTAATGGTAACAAATTTCAGCTCAGGCGCAGCTCAACCGATGTTTTTACCGTATGTGTTAGAAAACTTAAATGGAAACGAAACACAATATGGTCTTTATATGTCGGCGTTCCCAGTCGGAATGCTGTTAGGGTCGTTTGTGACAGGATTAGTGAAACAACCGAAAAACCTTCGGAGAGTGATGTTAGGCAGTTTAACGGTAAATGGTGTTTTCTTAGGCTTACTAGGCTGGACATCAAACTTTTGGGTTGCTGTTGCTTTAACAGTATGTACCGGTTTTTTCGCGATGGTCTTTACGATTAACAATACGACGTTTTATCAAAAACGTGTCCCAGATGAGGTGCGCGGTCGTGTGTTTACCGTCCGTACGTTATTAGCTCAAGCGGGTATTCCGGTTGGTGCTGCTTTAGGTGGTGTGTTTGCAGAAGTGTGGAGTTTAACAGCGTTATTTACGGTGCTCGGTCTCATTGTTTTAGTTGCCACAACGATCGCATGGAATGCCAAAATCTTTTATCATTTAAATGATGATATCCCTGAAGAAAAAAAGAGTCGCCCCTTACAACCGGCAGTAGGAAAATAA